TGATGTGCGCCCTCGACGACAGCCAGCCGAAGATCAGCCGCCACCTGGCACAACTGCGCGGCAGCGGCCTGCTGCTGGATCGCCGCCAGGGTCAGTGGGTGTATTACCGCCTCAATCCCGAACTGCCTGCCTGGGTGCGGGAGATGCTGCAGGTCACCCTGCAGGCCAACGCACAATGGTTGGCCGACAACACCCTCCGCCTGCAGAACATGGACGGCCGCCCCGTCCGTGACACCGCCTGCTGCTGATCTTTCCGAGCGAGTCTCCGATGCTGGTCGCCGTTGCTGTCTTCGTTTTCACCCTCGTCCTGGTCATCTGGCAGCCCAAGGGGCTTGGCGTCGGCTGGAGCGCCGCCCTGGGCGCGATCATCGCCCTGGCCGCCGGCGCGGTTTCGCTGCACGACATCCCGGCCGTGTGGGCGATTGTCTGGAACGCCACCGCCACGTTCATTGCCGTCATCGTCATCAGCCTGCTGCTGGATGAGGCCGGCTTCTTCGAGTGGGCGGCGCTGCACGTGGCGCGCTGGGCGAATGGCAGCGGCCGGCGCCTGTTCGCCTTCTGCGTATTGCTCGGTGCCGCCGTCTCGGCGCTGTTCGCCAACGATGGAGCAGCGCTGATTCTCACCCCCATCGTCATGTCGATGCTGCTCGCCCTGCGCTTCTCCCCCGCCGCGACGCTGGCCTTCGTCATGGCCGCCGGTTTCATTGCCGATACCGCGAGCCTGCCGCTGGTGGTCTCCAACCTGGTGAACATCGTCTCCGCCGACTACTTCGGCCTGGGCTTCGCCGAGTACGCCGCGGTAATGCTGCCGGTCAACCTCGCCAGCGTCGCCGCCACCCTGCTGGTGCTGTTCCTGTTCTTCCGCCGCGATATCCCGAGAGCGTACGCAGTCGATGCGCTGAAGGAACCGAAGGCGGCTATCCACGATCGCGCCACTTTCATCGTCGGCTGGTGGACGTTGCTGGTGTTGCTGGTCGGCCTGTTCGCCCTGGAGCCGTTGGGCATCCCGGTGAGCGCCGTGGCTGCCGCCTGTGCGGCGATCCTGTTCGCGGTTGCCGCGCGCGGGCACCGTATCTCCACCCGCCGCGTATTGCGCGAAGCCCCCTGGCAGGTGGTGATCTTCTCCCTGGGCATGTACCTGGTGGTGTACGGCTTGAAGAACGCCGGCCTCACGGACTTCCTCAGCCACCTGCTCGACCGTCTTGCCGAACAGGGCTTGTGGAGCGCCGCCATCGGCACCGGCCTGCTCTCGGCGCTGCTGTCCTCGGTGATGAACAACATGCCCAGCGTGCTGGTCGGCGCCCTGTCGATCCAGGCCAGCGGCGCGGAAGGGCTGGTGCGCGAGGCGATGATCTACGCCAACGTGATCGGCTGCGACCTCGGCCCGAAGATCACCCCCATCGGCAGCCTCGCCACGCTGCTCTGGCTGCATGTGCTGGAGCGCAAGGGCATGCGCATCACGTGGGGTTACTACTTCAAGGTGGGCATCCTGCTGACCCTGCCGGTCCTGCTGATCACCCTTTCGGCCCTGGCGCTGCGCCTGAGCCTCTGACGTCCGCATTCAACGGAGGAGCCTTCCATGCGAGTCCTGTTCATGTGCACGGCCAACAGTTGCCGCAGCATTCTCTCCGAAGCACTGTTCAACCATCTTGCACCGAAAGGCTTCGAGGCCGTCAGCGCCGGCAGCTTCCCCAAGGGCCAGGTGCTGCCGCGCAGCCTGACCACGCTGCAGCACGCCGGCATCTCCATCGAGGGTTTGAGCAGCAAGGGCAACGAGGCGTTCGAAGGCAATCCGCCGGACATCGTCATCACTGTCTGCGACAAGGCCGCCGGCGAAGCCTGCCCGCTGTACTTCGGCCCGGCGCTGAAGTCCCACTGGGGGCTGGAAGACCCTTCCGATGTCGTCGGTGACGAATCTGCAATTGACGCCGCCTTCCGCGCCACGCTGGCCCGCATTGAGTTGCGCTGCCGGGCCTTCTTCGCCCTTCCCTTCACTACCCTCGGCCACGACGAACTCAAGCGCGAACTGGATCGCATCGGCGCTCTCTGAACAGGAGGAAACCTGCCCTGAAGACACGCCGGCGATCCAGCTCATCTACGCCCGCAGAGTGGCAGGCACGGCGATCGCCTTCGAGGAAGTGCCGCCGACCATGAGGAAGCGATGCCGCGCTTCCGAGCGCAAATGCTGTATCAGCGGGCATCGTGATCCTTTCAGCCTCCCCGCCACGTGCGAGCCCCTATGAAAGCGCAGGCTTCAAGCAGTTACCCGGCGAGAAGTAGAAAGAACGGGCGACCATGTTCCTATCGAACAGAACCTTGTACTGGCATGTCTTGTTCGGCTCTCGAAACTTCAGGATGTAATCCCACTCTCGTACCCGGAACATCCCCTCCGCAAAGTGCGGCGGACCTATTAACTCGCGGATCTGAGCCTTGCTCATGCCAGTGGATACTTTTGCAAGATTTTCCATATTGACGTAGCTGCCGTCAGGTCGAGCAGCGCTCTCCATCGCAGGAAAGACCGGAGCCTGAGTCAAGCCATTTTCGTCCACCTCGCTCAGAGTGCTGGTGCAAGCTACCAGGGTGGACAGCGCAGCGGCGGTAATCGCCAGATAAATGACACGGTAAAAATTCAAATTGCTCATGATGTATTTCTCATACTCTGCTGTTTGAAAAGGCCCAACCGGAGCCGGGCCTATTCATGGATCAACGGCTTACCACTGATAGCCGACGCCGACCGACACCCCGACTTCACCTTGGGAATCCGCGCTACCCTGCAGCTTGGTTACCCACTTGCCGTTGTCGGAGATCCGCGACACGCCTACCGCCAGGGCCGACTGGCCGCCATAGGCACCCACACCCGCTGCCGCCATGCTCGCACCCGGCGAGTACGGCTGTGGCAGACTGGCTTGAGCCAACGCTCCGGCGATACCGGCGCTGAGCACATCGTCCTGCTTGTCCAGGTCGTTCTTCAGTTGGGCATAACGGCTATCGGTATAGGCATTGGCGTTGTTGGTCACGTCACCGAGGCTCTTGGTCAGTTGGCCGACATTTACAGCGTCGGTGTCCGCCCGACCTGCTGCCACATGGGTGATCTGGCGCTCACTGCCAGCGCTGCCGACCGAAACGCTGTTCTCACGATCGGCAACCGAGTTGACGCCTATCGCCACCGAGTTCTTCGCCGAGGCGCTGGCACCGTTGCCCAAGGCAACCGAGTTTTCGCCTGTAGCCTTGGACCTGGTACCGATGGCCAGACTGCTGGCGCCAGACGCTTCGGCTCCTGCTCCGCCGGCGACCGAATCTCGGCCTGTCGGTTTTGGCTTCGGCAGGTTGGCGGTGTTGTTTACCTGGAACATGCCGTCAGTGCCGTTCTGGATGTTGGCAACATCGCCTTCGACCTTGCTTACGCGATTGTCGACGTTTACCACGGTGTTGTTGATGGTCTTCACCGAGTTATCGGTATAGGCTTTCGACTCCGCCACGGCCCCATCGAGTTGGCGCAGATTCACCGCATCGGTGGCCTCCTTGCCGTCAGCGACATTGCTGATGGTGCGGGTTTCACCGGTGGCGGAGTTACCCACCGAGAAGGTACCGACGCTGGCATTGGCCACGTTGGAATACTTGCCGCTGTAGTTTTCGGCTCCACGGCCGTTATCACTCGCTCCCTGCCCTACCGCCACACTGCCGTCAGCCGACGCACTGGCTCCCTCGCCCATCGCGATGGACCCTTTGCCGCTGGCCTGCGCACTGGGGCCGACCGCTACCGAGTCCACACCAGTGGCAACCGAGTCAGCCTTGCTGGAGTGGGCATGGAAGTACTTGATGCCACCCCCATTGTTGATGTTGGTGATGCTGCCCTCGATATTGGTAACGCGACCGTCGATGTTGGTGACCCGCTCATTGGTTTCATTGAGCTGCGACATGTTCACCGCATCGCTGTCTTCCTGGCCGCGCGCAACGTTGGTGATTCTGGTGCCGCCGGTCTTGGTTACGCTGTTGTAAGTCGGGCCACCGAGAGTGATGCTGTTGTGGGTACTGTTGTCGTACATGACGACATTGGCGACGGCGTCGCTTGTGATGGCTTTCAGTTGCTTGACGTTGACCGCATCGTTGTCATCCGCGCCGGCCGACAAACCGGTGATGCGACGGCTACCGATGTTCACCTCTCCAGAGGCGGTGCCACCCACCAAATAGGCCTCATGGCCCAGAGTGCTGCCATCCGCGACGGAACCGGAACCCAAAGCGACGCTGCCGTCGTGGCTGGACACTGCTCCCATGCCGATGGCCACCGAGTCCACGCCCGAAGCGACCGAATCGGTACCGGTGGAGTTGGCATGGAAGTACTTGGTGCCGGTCTCGTAGATGTTGGTGACACGACCATCCAGGTTGTTCACATCGCCCTGCAAGGTGGTGACATCACCCTCGACATTGGTTACACGGTTGTCGATGTTGGCGACGTTGGTGTTGGTCTCGTTGAGCTGAGACATGTTCACCGCGTCGCTATCGTTCACGCCGTTGGCGACGTTGGTGATGGTGGTGCCGCCAAGATGGGTGCTGGAATCGTAGGAATTGCCACCCAGGGTGACGCTGTTGTGGGTGCTGTTGTCGTACATCACCGCGTCGGCAACCGAGGCGGATGCGGCGGCCTGGAGCTGAGCAACGTTGACCGCATCGGTTGCTTGCGTGCCTGCCGCCAGTCCGGTGATCTGGCGGGTCGCACCCTTGGCCGCATCGCCCACGCTAACCGCGCCCAAAGTGCTCTTCCAGACGGCACTGGTGCTGGTGGAGGCCCGCTTCGTCAAGGGGTCGTAGCCCGCGATACCCGCGGCAGTATTGGCCACCGAACCCTGGCCCAGCGCCACCGATGATCCTGCCGTCGCCGAAGAAGCGTGCCCCAGCGCAAGGCTGCCAGTGCCGGTGGCCGAGGACATGGCGCCCACAGCGGTTGATTCCAGCACCGAAGTGGACGATAGGCCAAGTGCCGTCGAACGCTCTGCAGCGCCGATGGTCTTGGCGTTGGCGCCAACGATCGTGGAACCATTCGAGCCAGCGGCACTGGTCGCCCTGTAGCCGATTGCAACAGAACTAGTACCCCCGTTGGCGTTGGCCTGGTTCCCAACGGCCACACCATCGTTGTTGTAGGCCTGGGCAGAATCGCCGACGGCTACGCTGCCGGTCCATACCTTGGTGTTCCGGCCGACCGCCACAGCCCCCACGTTACCCTGCGCAACAGCCCCCGAACCTATCGCGATGGCGCCTGGAGCATTTGAAGAGACGTCAGCACCTCTACCGATGGCGATGCCGTCAGTAGAAGCCAGTGCAGTTTTAGCCCCCATGCCGACAGCCACCGAGTCCACGCCCGAGGCGACCGAATCGGGACCAGTGGAGTTGGCATGGAAGTACTTGGTGCCGGTCTGGTAGATGTTGGTGATCCGGCCATCCAGGTTGTTCACATCGCCCTGCAAGGTGGTGACATCACCCTCGACATTGGTTACACGGTTGTCGATGTTGGCAACGTTGGTGTTGGTCTCGTTGAGCTGAGACATGTTCACCGCGTCGCTATCGTTCACGCCGTTGGCGACGTTGGTGATGGTGGTGCCGCCAAGATGGGTGCTGGAATCGTAGGAATTGCCACCCAGGGTGACGCTGTTGTGGGTGCTGTTGTCGTACATCACCGCGTCAGCCGTCGAAGCCTTCAACTGACCGACGTTCACGGCATCCGTATCTTCCGCGCCGGCGGACACACCGGTGATGCGGCGATCGCCGATGTTGACCTCACTCGTTGCCGTGCCGCCCAAGAGGTACGCTTCGTTACCCAGCGTCGAGCCAGTTGCCGAGGAGCCTGCGCCCAGTGCAACGCTTGTCTCATGCGTTACCCGAGCGCCCTGGCCAATGGCTGTACTCTCTTTGGCCAAAGCATTGGTGTCCGCGCCCAGCGCTGTGCTTCGCTCACCCGTAGCCGCCGCATTGGCGCCAAAGGCCGCTGCGCCAAGAGCGCCGGCAACAGCGCCATTGCCAGCAGCGGTGCTGAACTGACCTGTCGCCTGGGCGTTCTGGCCAAGTGCGGTCGCCGCGAAGTCGCCGGCAACGGCAGAGTTGCCGAATGCCGCCGAATACGCCCCAATCGCCTGGCTGTTCTGGCCCACCGCCGTGGTGGACAACTCAGTGGCCTG
The Pseudomonas triclosanedens DNA segment above includes these coding regions:
- a CDS encoding arsenate reductase ArsC encodes the protein MRVLFMCTANSCRSILSEALFNHLAPKGFEAVSAGSFPKGQVLPRSLTTLQHAGISIEGLSSKGNEAFEGNPPDIVITVCDKAAGEACPLYFGPALKSHWGLEDPSDVVGDESAIDAAFRATLARIELRCRAFFALPFTTLGHDELKRELDRIGAL
- a CDS encoding YadA-like family protein — its product is MNKVYRLVWNASLKTWVVASEIAKSYRKGGSRAAKMAGATAAVVLAMSGGEAEAYTVNIGSIGNPGTVASDGGYTENTAIGSGANAGSTPGTTGFGSTAIGHDSSATGLGSVAVGESSASEGSFSIAIGNGANVAANTGSGIAIGANSKVDASNGTGVGSVAIGDGSMAAGIGATALGYQASASVDGSVALGSKASSNDSWGVAVGSRATANGSGTAIGADTNAVQGGVAVGVSAVAADKFGVAIGSGANSNYGSVSVGRSSSASGQFAVASGWMANATGDYGIAMGQWANAQGKSSLAFGSESVAQVAGGVALGGQSVASTTSGVAGYVPIGATTSQTSAVNATQSTLGAVSVGDPSTGKYRQINGVAAGTADTDAVNVAQLKAVGMSTATHYYSVNDNGTPGGNYLNDAATGANALAAGKNASASGDNAVAIGLGSSASAQNANAIGNGANASTVDATAIGTISQASGEKSVAIGQDAQATAMSSTAIGQGSRATMDYTVALGTNSQATELSTTAVGQNSQAIGAYSAAFGNSAVAGDFAATALGQNAQATGQFSTAAGNGAVAGALGAAAFGANAAATGERSTALGADTNALAKESTAIGQGARVTHETSVALGAGSSATGSTLGNEAYLLGGTATSEVNIGDRRITGVSAGAEDTDAVNVGQLKASTADAVMYDNSTHNSVTLGGNSYDSSTHLGGTTITNVANGVNDSDAVNMSQLNETNTNVANIDNRVTNVEGDVTTLQGDVNNLDGRITNIYQTGTKYFHANSTGPDSVASGVDSVAVGMGAKTALASTDGIAIGRGADVSSNAPGAIAIGSGAVAQGNVGAVAVGRNTKVWTGSVAVGDSAQAYNNDGVAVGNQANANGGTSSVAIGYRATSAAGSNGSTIVGANAKTIGAAERSTALGLSSTSVLESTAVGAMSSATGTGSLALGHASSATAGSSVALGQGSVANTAAGIAGYDPLTKRASTSTSAVWKSTLGAVSVGDAAKGATRQITGLAAGTQATDAVNVAQLQAAASASVADAVMYDNSTHNSVTLGGNSYDSSTHLGGTTITNVANGVNDSDAVNMSQLNETNTNVANIDNRVTNVEGDVTTLQGDVNNLDGRVTNIYETGTKYFHANSTGTDSVASGVDSVAIGMGAVSSHDGSVALGSGSVADGSTLGHEAYLVGGTASGEVNIGSRRITGLSAGADDNDAVNVKQLKAITSDAVANVVMYDNSTHNSITLGGPTYNSVTKTGGTRITNVARGQEDSDAVNMSQLNETNERVTNIDGRVTNIEGSITNINNGGGIKYFHAHSSKADSVATGVDSVAVGPSAQASGKGSIAMGEGASASADGSVAVGQGASDNGRGAENYSGKYSNVANASVGTFSVGNSATGETRTISNVADGKEATDAVNLRQLDGAVAESKAYTDNSVKTINNTVVNVDNRVSKVEGDVANIQNGTDGMFQVNNTANLPKPKPTGRDSVAGGAGAEASGASSLAIGTRSKATGENSVALGNGASASAKNSVAIGVNSVADRENSVSVGSAGSERQITHVAAGRADTDAVNVGQLTKSLGDVTNNANAYTDSRYAQLKNDLDKQDDVLSAGIAGALAQASLPQPYSPGASMAAAGVGAYGGQSALAVGVSRISDNGKWVTKLQGSADSQGEVGVSVGVGYQW
- a CDS encoding outer membrane protein assembly factor BamE is translated as MSNLNFYRVIYLAITAAALSTLVACTSTLSEVDENGLTQAPVFPAMESAARPDGSYVNMENLAKVSTGMSKAQIRELIGPPHFAEGMFRVREWDYILKFREPNKTCQYKVLFDRNMVARSFYFSPGNCLKPALS
- a CDS encoding arsenic transporter codes for the protein MLVAVAVFVFTLVLVIWQPKGLGVGWSAALGAIIALAAGAVSLHDIPAVWAIVWNATATFIAVIVISLLLDEAGFFEWAALHVARWANGSGRRLFAFCVLLGAAVSALFANDGAALILTPIVMSMLLALRFSPAATLAFVMAAGFIADTASLPLVVSNLVNIVSADYFGLGFAEYAAVMLPVNLASVAATLLVLFLFFRRDIPRAYAVDALKEPKAAIHDRATFIVGWWTLLVLLVGLFALEPLGIPVSAVAAACAAILFAVAARGHRISTRRVLREAPWQVVIFSLGMYLVVYGLKNAGLTDFLSHLLDRLAEQGLWSAAIGTGLLSALLSSVMNNMPSVLVGALSIQASGAEGLVREAMIYANVIGCDLGPKITPIGSLATLLWLHVLERKGMRITWGYYFKVGILLTLPVLLITLSALALRLSL
- a CDS encoding metalloregulator ArsR/SmtB family transcription factor produces the protein MITPPEVFRSLADETRARATLLIASLGELCVCELMCALDDSQPKISRHLAQLRGSGLLLDRRQGQWVYYRLNPELPAWVREMLQVTLQANAQWLADNTLRLQNMDGRPVRDTACC